The region ccaaaaaaaaacaaaaacaaaaaaaaaagagctcAAGAGTAGACTCACCTTCTCACTAATACTCTTCCGACAATACCTGCACCTAACAGTACGTTTGATGATCGGATCCTTCGAAAAAAACTGATATGTCGCCGCCATCCCATACAAGCTCATCCCCACACCAATGAAATTAATCAACCTGTTCAAGAAAAAGCCAtaagccatcaccaccgccccgtCCGCCTGCGCCTGCTTCAAAGTATTataccccccttcccccttaTAATTCGACCCCCCTTTCAACACGGCAAATTTCTCCTCCAGGTTCTTGTTCAGCGGCAACAACACCGAAATTGGCGGCAGCAAAATATCCGTCACGAGCGAGGTCACAAGGGCGGTGAACATGGACGCGATGATCAGACCGAACGCGATCTCGAGCACGTTTCCCTGGAAGGCAAAGTCGATGAAGCCGTGCAGGAAGCGATGGGCTTTGGCCCGCCCACGGTCCAAGAggtcatcgtcctcgtctccGTCGTGCGAGGCGCTGCGGCCTGGCGGGGGGGAATCGGTGTACGTTCCTTCTGTGGTGAGGC is a window of Podospora pseudopauciseta strain CBS 411.78 chromosome 1, whole genome shotgun sequence DNA encoding:
- a CDS encoding hypothetical protein (COG:M; EggNog:ENOG503Q3H1), whose product is MPRLTTEGTYTDSPPPGRSASHDGDEDDDLLDRGRAKAHRFLHGFIDFAFQGNVLEIAFGLIIASMFTALVTSLVTDILLPPISVLLPLNKNLEEKFAVLKGGSNYKGEGGYNTLKQAQADGAVVMAYGFFLNRLINFIGVGMSLYGMAATYQFFSKDPIIKRTVRCRYCRKSISEKAARCINCTSWQDGREDRLF